A segment of the Camelus bactrianus isolate YW-2024 breed Bactrian camel chromosome 22, ASM4877302v1, whole genome shotgun sequence genome:
cccctcccccagctccggCCCCACCCTCTACTTCCTGTCTCCGTGGATCTGACTCCTCCAGAGACCTCCTGTGAGGGGActcagacagtatttgtcttcctttgtCTGGTCAGCAGAATAACAGCTCCAAAGATGTCCCTGTCCTGCACCTGGGAACTGAGGACGTGTCATCTCGCACAGCAGAGGGGACTCTGCAGGTGGGGTTAAGTTAAGTTCCCCGGGATGGGGGTGACCCTGGATCCTGAGGGACCCCGTGCCATCACAGGGTCCTCATCAGAAGGAGACGGGAGATGCTGCGCTGCTGgcggtgaggatggagggaggggccgcGAGCCAGGGATGCAgcgcctctagaagctggaagaggcaggagccgattctccctggagcctccggAGGGGCCAGCCCCGCCCAGGCCTGGGTTTAGCCCTGTGAGACCCGAGTCGGACTCCGGACCTCCAGGACCGTCAGAGAGCAAATCTGCCTGCACCTGCTTGTGGTGACTTGTTCCATCCGCCCCAGGAGACGCACATCCTCAGAGCAGTGTGACCAGGGGACAGGCCCATCGGCACCAGGGAGAGGACGTGGTAGGAGATTGTGGAGGACCTGGTGAGACTCTGACAGGTTGTATTTGGGGCTTCAAAATTGCCTTCCTGAAGGGCGGGTGGGGAAGAACTGCCCGAACCCCAGAGAAGAGGCTGATCTTGGCCACCGAGGGGCATGCTGCAAGCTCTCCCCGGACACAgaccctgcctccttcccagaCTGGGGTCTCCCTGACAGCAGATGCCCCTCCCTCAGACTGGGGTCCCCCGGACAGAGACTCCGCCCCCTCCCTGAGGCTCTCTCTCTTCTGTCTGTTGCAGCCCCCCCTCGACCTCACCTACCCCCTTGCCCTGGGTGCCCTGGGGCTCGCAGAGCCCTGCCCCACCTCACCTATTGCAAGCCAAGCTGCCTCCTGAGCCCAGTGCGGACTGTTTTCAAGCTGGAGCTCTTAAAATAGCTGTAAGTGGTTTTCCCCAGGGGGGCTGCAGAGGAAGGCACAGGAAGGAGGCTGCGGGgccaggggcagcaggaggggatGGGCCCTGCCAGGGTGGGTTGTCACCAGCTGCTTGAGGACATCGGGGCAGTGGTGTGGGGCTGCTGTCGGGGTCAACCTGAGGTCCAGGTTGCCCAGGGGCTGGTCCCAACCCCATCCTTGCGTGTGGCAGGGAAACCAAGGCAGGGTGGTGGGAGGACCCCCACGGCCACACCGCGGGTGACAGCAGGGCCGGGTTTAGGTCCAACACCACAGCCTTGCCCAGAACCATCTTGTCTGCCAGGCAGGGCCAACTAACGACCCCTCCAACCTCCCCTGAAGCCGGGCGGGACACAGACTCAGCCACAGGGAGAAGAACGGGCCTGGTGTTACCGAAGACATTCACTCGCTCGCTGGACAAGTGCGGATTGAGCACCTTCTGCAGGCCACACGCTGGGAGGTGACTGGGACAGCCTGTGGTGGGGCGGGGACAGGACACAGCCGCCTGGAAGCAGTGAGCGTCACCAAGAGAAATGACACAGACGGAGGGGAGGCTCAGCACAGCCACCCACTCCAGGTGGGGTCCAGGAGCCAGAAACTTGCTTTATTTCAAGGTGGAGCGGAAGGACCTGCCTCAGCCCCCAAATCCAGCCCTTTCctcagccagggagggaggggtcttCCCCACAGGATCCTGTAATGTCAGAGCCATGCTGTGCCTCGGAGGGGGCTTGAAAGCAGCACAGAGACCCTCAGGTGGGGCGCTCAGGCCTCTGCCCTCAGACTAGAGGCTCcccaggggaggggctgagcATCTCCCCTCTCAGACTAGCAGAAACTATTACATCTGGACGTGAGGCGGCTGGTCTCCTTCCTTCTTGGCCCCAGAAGCATTTGGCAAAATCGTAGAAGCAGAGTGTCATCCCCAACTCGAGACCCAGAAAGCACAACAATttctccaggaaaagaaaaatggaaaagagaacTCCCCAGCCCCAAGTGTATCTGCCCTCGGGGCTGTGGGCAGGGGATCTGTGGGTTTGAACAGGAACCCGTGTCCCAAGGCCGGGTGCTGGCCGCTCCCACAAGGCAAGGGCGGGCGTGGGTCCGGCCCCAGGCTCAGCCCTCGTCTTCACTGGTGTAGACGCGGGCTTCCCAGCGCTCAGCCATGGCGTTCTTGTGGCGGGTCACCCGCGTGGCTTCCAGGACCTGCCAGAGGAGGCACGGGGTCCCCATCAGGTCCTAACCTCCCAAGACATCTCCCCCAACAGCTGACTCACAGGAGAGGCCTAGAACAGGGTAAAGCAGGACCATCCCCTCCTCTTGTCAGACCCTCTGCTCCTCGTAATAGCACCCAGGACTGTGCTCACTCCTGCCCAGCTCCACAGCAGGGGACATGCCCGAGTCAAAGAGGGCCACGCCGGATCCCACAAATCCACGGAGGTGCCTGGCCTCCTACACTCCCAGGAGAGCCCGTCTCTCAAAGGAAATGCCCTTGTCCTGTGCCACGTCTGCCCCCAAACCATCTGGTAAACAGGCAGCCCATGGTCTGCCTTTCATCAAAAGTGGATCACAGCAAAATGCACCGCAGGCAGACACTACATCGAGAAGCCATCCAGGGAAGCCCCCCGACCCCCACCATCCAGAAGAAAAGCTTCTGGTGGCCCCAGTGCACCTGAGCAGGGAGCACAGATGCGGGAGGGAACCGCTCCAGCCATACAGCCCTCCTCGCTCCTGGGCAGAGGGGTCCTTGCCCCTGGGAGCACACTCACCTCCGAGTTAATGTGGTCCAAGGGGCTGATGCCAGCATACTGCAGGGAGGAACAGACGTCATCCCCTGGGGTCTTCCACCCTGTCCCACCCCAGAGCCCACTCAGTCACTACTTAGGGCAGAAGGGAAGCGATCCCGGGCCACAGTGGTCCCCCCAGTGCCACTTGGTCACCCCAAACTCAGAGCCATCCACCAGGCTGTTCCCTCACACTAGTCCCCTTGGGGATGCCTTGGGCCATCATTTGCAactgttttctctttgtaaaCTTCCTTGTAATAAAGACAATTGACATTTATGGAGCTCTTGCTGCCACCAGGCCCTCGAAGGTTTGAAGGAGTCTGTTCTCATTACCATgctcattttgcagaggaggagactgaggatcagagaggggCCCAACATCATACAGCCAgccagtggcagggctgggacttgaacccaggtccctGGGCTCCACTCTGCCCCAAACCACCAGGCCAGGCTGTGACCGCCAGGTGGGCGAGCCTGGGGGCAGTGTTTTTCTCCCTGGTGCCAACAATACCcacccagggaggaggcagcctcGTGGCTGCAAATGTGGGGTtcagagccaggcctgggctcaAGTCCTGGCTTGGGGACCTGGCCATGTGACCCTGCGCGTGCGTGACTTTGGCTTTCTCTAAAAAAACAGGGGACAAAACATCTCTCCAGGGTGTTAAAGCCACAGCACGTGCAGACCCCTGAGCACGTCCCACGTGAGGTGCAGGTAATAATCAAAAATAACAAGGAgaggagagtgtagctcagtggtggagcgcgtgctcagcatgcacgatgtcctgggttcagtccccggtgcctccaataaacaaacaaacacacaataaataaacctaattaccttccctgccCCCCCAAATGATGTTGGTAATAAACACATTGAAATAATGAGGATGATTTGATAGATTGCTCTGACTCCTCCTCCAAGCAGAGCTCACCTCAGCCTTCGGCTCACCGTGGGGACCCTGCGTATGTACATGGTCCAGATGGGAAGGGATGCCCCGTTTACCCCTTCTGCTCCTCACGTGTGGGGGACACGGAGGCGCAGTCACTTGGGGGTGGGCCATGAAGAAGGCAGGACTCAAACCCAGCTCACACTGGAGCCTCCCTTGCCCTAATGAGGGGTGTCCGATCTTGGCCAGGCATGCAGGGGGACGGCAGGGCTTGAGACTCACCCACtgctccctcttctttctctgtggAGGGGCAGCCTCAGCCGGGGCCTCTACCACTGTCCACGCCAGGCCCGAGTGCAGGTGAATTGGGGTGAAGAAGTGTGACTCAGACACTGCGCAGCTGCCCGTGAtgcctgggggtgaggggaaggaaggaacatCGGGGGGGGCCCCAGAGCCAGACTCCAGCCGGAGAGGCATAGAGTCTCTGGCGGAGGAGAGGCTGGGCCAGTTAACGAGATGGGTaagtggacagacagacagacagacggagcAGACAGCTGGTTGGGAAAACTAACAGCTTGGACAGATAGATGGGCTGATCATACAAGGAGAAAAACATTGAAAGTGGCATGGGGGGTATTTCGTCTTGACGAAAATTGACCAAGAGGATAGAACACGTGTAAACCTTTATGCGCCTAATAACAAAGTGTCAAAACCCATAAAATGAAAAACCCCAAGGCAAGTCAACTACTTTCTCCAAAATCTACTGCTGaagcagacagacaggcagacagaccagCCAACTGGGGTAGGGGACAACTGCCCCCCCGCGAATGTCCCCCCAGCCAAAGCCTCTCCTgacatccccccacccctccacttcCGCATCTGAGGCCCCGAGCAAACCCGCCACGCCTGGGATCCCTCCTTACCAGATGCCTGGGAGGAGTTCCTGGAGTCTTGGTCGTAGCACTCATccggcaggggtggggagaagaccTCCGGGAACAGAGCACTCCGCCGCTCTTCAGCCACCTCCCGCTCCCGCCGCAGGACACTCTCCACCTCCCTCTCCAGCAGCTCAGATGACTGGGACCTCTGCAGCTTCAGTGCCGGGGCCCcggccacctcccagccccaaaCTCGGggggcctcagctttctcaggCACACCCGGGACCGCAAACCTCAGGGGGCGCAGGAGGAAGTACTCATGGCGCACAAGCCCTCTGGGGTGCAGGGGGCCCCTGGGGGGCACCTGCCTTGTGCCCGAGGGTTCTCCAGAGGATTCCGAGAGAAGGCTCTGCGCCACTGCGGCCTGTGGAGCGCTCCCGGCCCTGGCCTTATCTGCAGGGAGGCTGCTGGGCTTGAGATTCGCACGGAAGGCTGGGAACTCTACTGGGGGCGTTCTGGGGCTCAGGTACGGCTGGTAGGCATCAAGTGGGATGCGGTTCACCTTCCTCACCTCGGGAGCAGGGCTGGCCGCCCTGGCGTCGGGGGCTGGGCCCAGGATGGAGTCTGAGCTGTGGGCTCTCCTGAGTCCAGGTGGCGGGCCCTCAGAGAAGCAGTCAGGCGTGGCCGACCGGCCCACCTGCAGGCCCTCCCGCCGGTGGTCCTCCTCGCGCTGCGTCTCCTGCGCAAGGTCCCGCTGCACGTAGAGAGACGGGCGCCCCCTGCCCCGCTGTGGGGCTGCAGCCAGGCTCACCCTGGTCAGCAGCGGCCTGGCGGGGATCTCCACCAGCTCCTGCTGGCTGAACACCCGCTGCAGCCCCCTCCGCTCTCGGAGGTCTGCCTCCCGCTCCTGTGCCAGCCGGATCTCCCGCTCAATGGGCGTCTCCTTGGGGGGCTCTGGTGACTCTGCGCGGGACTGGGAAGCAGGGTCGTCCATGGCTGGGACACCAGACCTGGCAGACGAACCAGGGACCCTCTTCTCCTCCACGACCACCTCCTTCACCTGGGACTTGACTGGGGTGACACACCCATTGGGCAGGGGTGGCCCGTTCAGGGACTTGGAGGCCTGGCTGGGCCCGGATGGGCGGTTCCGAGGGGCCCCCGCATTCGCATAGGCTGGCCTGGCAGGGGGGTTTGCCTGCTCCAGGCTCAGAAACTGCTGCCTCGCTGCCAGGAAGTCGATCTGCTCTCTGTCGATCATGTTCTCCTCTGGGGGCGTGGCCTGCAGTCGGCCGGGGGTCCTGGGTTCCCCGTGGTCAGGGGTGCCATGGAGTGTGGCCACCATGCCACTCTTTCTGACCGCCTGGCCCTGGATGACCACCCGGCGCTCTCGCTCCAGGTCCTGTGGCCGCCTGGGCTGGGTGCCCCTGGTCTCCAGGTGGTAGGCCTTCACCTCCTCATCCTCATCGTCCTCCGGGCAGGGTGGCCATGGGGACAGCTGGCCAGGGAAGGCATGCAGGCTGCGAGACGTCCCTGTCTGCACCATTTCCAGCCGGGCCTCATGGTCAGTGGGCCATGCCTGTGGCTCATCCTGGCCCCAGCCACTGGCCATGGACCCCACGCCCACCAGCTCAATAGTGTAGCTGGTGTCCCCATCGAGGGCCACACTGGTCACACGGGATGAGCGGGGGATGCTGAGGATGGGGTATCTGGTCACTCGGTCCATGTTCTGGGGGTCTCTGCCCACAACCGGCTCCCAGGATGGAGACAATCTGCACTCACTGAGGGCAAAGAAGGGCGTGATGGTCACCAGCTCAGAGCACTTGGGGAGAGGCACAGTTCCCGGTCCCTTAAAGGGCAGAGTCCTGTCCCAGTGGCCTCTACTGTTGGTTCAGGGATGAGTAAGTGACCCAGCCCTGCCAATCAGGGCGTTCCGCCCTCTGGCCTCTGTAATTGCTTCAGGGATGGACATGTGACCCAACCTGGCCAATGACATAAAACCCTGGGACTTTGCAGTTAATGTGGAGAATTGGATCCTCTTCCTGCTGGGCTTGTTAGGCTGGTGAGATGAGACCGAGAAccactggtggggggggggggcgtatGTGTCCGCTATGGACAGAGCTTGCTCAGGAGCATCCATAACCCCAACACAGGATCCTGAAAACATTATTTGAGCTCCTAGATCCAGACACACCTGAATCCCTGTGCACCACTGTGCTGACCCAACACCTTGTTCCCTGTGTGTTTAACGTTTTCCCACCTCATCCCCTGGACACTGCACACCCTTTCGCAGTCAGCCTCTTCTGCCCCTCTCCTTCCACTCCTCCTTTCTCCCACCCAGCTAGCCATGTCTAGACCCAGCGCCACACCagggcagcctccctcccagggcaTGTACACCCTGAGGTTCCTTATGTGGTTTTTGTCATGTAACATTTGCAGATGGCCCCAGTGGGACCACTCCTTGCTGGGTGATGTCAAGTGGGGAAGTTGGGGCCCAGAGAGAGGTAATGACTGGCAAAGACCTCCACAACCTGGTTCTCTCCCTTGCACCAGCCCAGTGGGacaccttgtcccatcccagacaAGCCCCTGTCTTAGTGCCATAAAGCCAGGATGAGCTAAGGAATGCCTTGGACCTTGTCTCGCTGGGCCAAGGGACATCTTGGCCCAATCCCCCTCCCAACCATCTGGGTTCCCACTGAGCACAGCTCAAGGAACCTTTGTGAAGGTCATACACCTGCTCTCATGCCTCCCTGATTCCTGGCGTCTCCGGGATGCAGTTCTCAAACTCTGCCCAGGGCTCTCAAGGCTACCATCTGGCCTCAGCCCAAACCCTCAAACTCTGCAGGCACCAGACCTCAAACCCAaacttctccctcttccttctgcctggaggaCCCTCATTTCTGCCCCTGCACGGTCTTGTTAGCTACAGCCCATAAGACagctcctccagggagcctccaGATTGCCCTGCCCTTAGAGCCTGTTGCCTGGCCCTCTCCTGTGTACCCAGCCTAGCACAGTATTAGGCATTGCCTTTTTACAGCCAAGGAAAGGAAGGCGGACCACCCTCAACTCCTCAAGCAGCCCTTGGACCCCGGTACCACCAGAGCTGTTGGACACATCGCTGCCTTTTTACACCAACTTGCTTGTAAAAGCTGAATGTAGTTTTGTAAAGGAAAATGCAGACCCTCCCTCACCTGGAGAAGTGGCATCAAGCAACATAAAATCAATCGTGGGGAACAACGTTACAATCCTCACACTAGTGCCTCATGGTCTTTCCAGCGCGTCAAATATTGAaaccgtcattaggaaaatgattttaaagacaAGCAGGCTTGAGCGATTAGTCCCAGCCGAGTGGGCTGAGCCTCTGTCCACTGACCCCCCAGTCCCCTGTGGAGACTTTTTCCTTGAAAGTCActgggggtgcatgtgtctttgaAAGGAGAATACGGTCATTTAAGATCTGTCTTCTCGCACCTGAAGCCATCAGCCAggaccctctctccctcccagggGCCCCTGGTGAGAATCTCCTCCTGCAGCCCAGGGTCTGGTACACAGCAGGCACTCCATAAAGGCGGGCTGAGCAAGGCGTGGTCTCAGGGCCCAGGGCCTGGGTTCATTCCAGCCACAGATCTGGCTGCCCCTCCCATCAGGCTCCGAGCTCTGACACTGAGGACTGGGCAGGTCTGCCTCCCACTCTGTCCCCATGCCCTGGGGCTCCCCAAGGAGGGCAGGCGTGGCAGGAATGCGTGTTTGCCTAATGAGTGGCCGGAAGCTCGTGCAGCAGGATTTATAAGACACATGGGacattaactccaggaaaaaaacCTCACTCCCAGAGGGTGTCAAGTCTCCTTGTGGGTGGGGCAGCTCATTCCTCCCGGGTGATTCACTGAGGCCAGCAGGGTGGGGTTGAAGTCCTCAGGGATGCACTCCTCTGTGTCCCTGAGCGAGTCTCAGCTCCCCTCTGGCCTCAGTGTCCACATCTGGACGGGAGGTAGAGTCCAGAGCACGTGGCCACCACCCCAAAAGGCTGCCATCTAGATTTGGTGCTCTGTGCCTTGTATACAGCAAGCACTAGATAAACGCTTTCACAGTGGTGGCTCGTATTATTATTTAAACCCTGGATCCACACTGATCTCAGAGTGACCCTGGGGCAGGCATTCTCTTTTGcaaagcctcagtctccccatctgtaaaatgagacactgctgccctcaccacagggctggggagaggggcgggTAACAAGGAGCCCAAGACGCAGAGCACAGAGGCACCCCACGGGGAGATGCCTTCTTGGAGGCCCAGGACGCTCTGTGCAAATGAGTGGTAATAGTGGTCACAGGGCCTCCAGCACTCTCCCGTGGCTCCTCGTAATCGGGCACCTCGCACCAGCACCCTGTTTGCTTCTCTTAAGAGCCTGTGACAAGGGAGCCTTTCTTGTCCCCAGTTTacagcagaggaaactgaggcacagagagaggtcACATAGTGAGTGACAAGACAACAGTTTCTGAAGCCTGAGCCCTCACTCCTGGTCAGTCacctcctcttccaggaagccccctGGATTGCTCCTCCCCAGCCCACTGTGCACTGTGTTGATACCAAACTGAAACTGGGTTTATGGCCTTGGGTGCTGCACACCTACTTCCTCATCCCTGCAACTGACCTCCTGCCCTCGGGGCAAAAGCCTATTACAGGGGCCTGGGGCTCAGACAGGGCTGGTTACACAGCAGGGAGGGGCTCCTGGGGGGTCTCCTTCCATCACTTGGGGCTATCATTCCCGGGACCCTGACCGGGCAGAGCCCCCAACCCCTGACACACCTGAGCACTGGACTGAGTCTCTGCCCTCCTGAGGCTGGACGCCCCCTCCTGTGAGCCCCAGCCAGACCCTGATGGTGGCAGGGGGGAAGGGTTATATGCCGCTCAAGGGTCCCCCAAGCAAGGATCTGGCTGGTGCTGGAAAGATTTCTCCCCAGAACCCTTTAGAATTCCCGAAACCAATGTGAGGCCTCTGTGCCTCTGGCCCTGGGGGGGCACCAATCAGGCCCCTTCCTTACAGGGTCTGGGCTCAGGGTTCTTGGATTTGGGGACCTGATGTCTGGGGTGGAAACTGGGGCCCTGGCAAGGTTCAGGGTTGGGAACAGAGTGGGAAGGACACAGCCCTGGGCACAGAGCCAGCCTGGGGATGCAGAGCAAGAGGGGGCCTCCACCAGCCCCTGGGCTCCCCCTGTGCccagagaggggtggggtggggactgaggCTCCCTCCCCGTACCCTGAAGGCCCCACAGGTGAGCAGATGGTGCCACAAGCACACCACCCCCTGCCCAAAGCCAACCCCACCCCTCTGCAGGACCCCTGCCCTTCCAACCTTTGAGTCCAGCCTGCCCGCAGGCCCCCCAGCCTTACCCACCGGCTCTCAGCCCGCAGCAGCCTCCAAGCTTGGCTCTGGCTCCGTGGCTGGCACAGGGGCCTCCTGGCCCCGCCCAGCCCCAGGTTGCCAGGGGACAGGGCCCTGTACCGGGAAGCAGGTGCACCCCCTCCTTGGGGCCCCACCCAGGCTCGAGAAACAAAGTccagaggaggagaaaggtgACACCAGTAGAGCGGAGGGCGGACACCACGCCCACTGGGCACTGCCCCTCagtccccaggcccccagcccacaCAGCTGGAGCTGCAACCCCCACTGAAACCCTCCAGCTGCCGTCTGGCCCTCCAGCTACCTCTCAGCACTGCTCAGAGAGGGGCTGTCcgttgcccagggtcacacacagCAGGTCCACGATCCAGAGGCTGTTTCTCAGAGGGGGTTTAAGTACCAAACCACCACCTGGCGCAGCCCACCCTTTGGGGCCACTTCCCCAGAGAGCCCCTTTTTGGGACAAGCCTGGCTTCCTAGCCTCTGAGGGGTTCAGCTGGTCCCAGGTTCAAGTCTCACTTAACcgctctgagcctctgtttcctcctcagtGAAATGGGGACGTCAGCCCACTTCCACATACAGGATCAGATGAGGACACCAAAATCTGGGATGGGTGAGGCTGAGGCCCCAATGGCAGATGGAGGCACTGAGGCTCAAGATGCTAGGTCAGTCCTCCCAGGCACTCAGCTGTCCTGTCTGAGTCTCGGTCACAGCGCAGAGGACCTGCCGGACCCCTGGGAGCCCAATGTCTCTGGGGGAGTTGGGCCACTAGGCATAGCAGTCAGTCTATGGGGAAGGGGATATAGTCTGTCCCTCTGGCTGGGGCTCTGTCCCAACCTGCCCCTTGGCTGACTCTGAGGCCACTGTGAACCTCAGTCTCTTCTTCCATCAAATGGGCCCCCAGCTCCCAATCTGGCAGGGCTGCCCAAGGTGGGGTGATTTTAGGACAGGTTTGGAGAAAGGGCCTAATCCAGAATTCCAACTTGTGTATGGTATGTGCCGAGTCTGTGAAAACCTGGGGCACACTGCTGCACTTTCCATCCCAGCACCCCCAAGGCCCCCATATCcttgttttgcagataaggaaactgagggacagaaATCTCCAAGTCTCACCAAAGGACAGAGTGTCAGCAGCGGGGTTGGTATTTGGACCTGCACCCCACTCACCACCTTCCTGCACATATGGAGATCGGGGAGACCCCAAAGGGCAGAGACTGGGTCACCCAGCATGCTGGGGGCCCTGTGGAGGTGAGGATTCAATCTCCTGCTCCCAGACTGGGGTGGCTTCCCCCCCAGGGTTCATACAGCCCACCATACAAATGGGCAAACTGAGATTCAGAGGGCAGCGACTCCTCCCAGATCACACAGTGAGACAGACACAGCCCCCAGAAATGCTTCCTCCCCATGTCCCCACCTGTTTCCCAGGGACTAGTTTCTCTGCAGAGCTTGAGGGTGTATGTGGGGCCTCTTCCGTTCCCCCCAGGGGAATGTGAGCTCAGCAAGGGGCAGCCCCAGCCACAGGATGGGGTGGGCCAGGTGCAGGACCCAAGGGCTCCAcgagaaacagaaaggaagtcCTGCCACAGGCAGCTGCCCCCATACCTCCAGGCCTTACCTGCCCAGGTGCTGCTTGGATGCGCACAGGTGCAGGTGGGGACTCCGCCAACACCCCACACACCGCCCTGGGGTGAGCCTTAGGGATGTACAGGCTGCAGAAGAGAAACCAGCTCCCCTGGGTTCCGTGAGCCTCCTTTTAAGGCTAGACCGCCCTGGcagggccccacccccggcctggCCACGCCCTCCCCACCCAGGTGAAACCCAAGAACTCCAGGTCCTGGGGCTGTTCACACTGTTTATTTGCTTCTCTGGGAAAGTCAAGAACATCGGGGCCTCATCACACATCGAAAGCAGAGGGGTGGCAAGGGCACTTCAGCGGAGGCTCACAGCTCGAGGACTCGGGTGGACTCGAGTAGGGGGGGTATTCCACGGCCACTGCCCAGGGTCGCCTCAGAGAGGGTCTCTCCTCTCAGCCaccaggggcagagctgagatgGGGACCCAGGCTGTGGTCCAGGGCAGCCCCTGCACCCACCCTCCTGAGGCAGGAGCAGCCTGTGCCCTGGGCACCGGGCTGCAgtctcctgggggaggggctgtgatgGGGCCTGTTTGTCCACAGCCCACACGAGAGGGGCTGTGAGCACGTGCATGAATGTGCCTCTGGGGACGAGTGTGGCTGCAACCAGGGAGATGTGTGTACATCTCTGGGTGTCAGCTGCTCCCAGGAGGGGAGCCCCTTGCCCCTCACCCCTTCCAGTGAGGGGGGCAGGCGCACATCAGGCTGGGCAGCAAATGGCGGTCTCCAGCTGCAAACCAGGGGATGCTCCCTGCCCTGGGCTAAGTCCCCCTCCACTGCCCAGAATGCGCCAAGCCCAGCAGAGCTGGCGGTGGGCCTGATCTCTGGGCTATGGTTGGGGAGACCCAGGATCCTGGTCCAGGCAGGCTGGAGAAGGGGCCGGGGGCAGCCCCCCCAAGGTCCCCAAATTAGCACCAGGAGGAAGGAGGGCCCAGTGGGGATGGGAGCTCAGGACAAGAAAGGGCTCACGTGGCCCTGCCTTGTACAGGAGGCAGCTCAAAgacccctggcctggcctggccagaAGACGACACAGGGGTCACACCCTTCCCGAATGGGAGGCGTATCCCCAGGGCTCCCCTTCCCAGGTTCCATCATCTGCTGGCTGCGCCAAAgagtgtgtggggggaggggcacatgAGGCTGGGGGTGTCCCGAGGGGCCCGTGCTCCATTCTAAGACTTCGAGCCTGGTCTCCCTAGAGAGGCACAGCCTCACCCCGACTGCCCAAGATCCAGACCCAGTGCCTCGGCCTCCACTTTCAGAGGCTGAGTGGGGACAGAGCAGTCCCCCGGAACCCCTGGCTCCCCAGGTCCCTCTCTGGCAGGGTGTCCCCTCAGGGACCTCATTGGAGGTGGCAGGAAGGCACAGGCAGGAGGCCCAGAGGTGGCAGCTTGGCCTGGGGCTGTGTGGAGGCCGCGGGTCACATCGGCCAGGACCGCTGTGGGTTAGAGCCACCTTGTGGAGCTGCCGCCACGTGAGGCGCCCTCGTGCAGGGAGAAGCGGGAACGTCCGTGTTTCTCCTACCAGGCATGGGTGCACGGCTCAGTGGTTTAGGGGTGTGGGGTGTGGTGACGGGACGGGGGACCCCTGACCCTCTCTTTCCAGTGAAAGACAACTCAGGAGGAACACGTGACGACACAGCGCGTCCTGGGCCCATGACTGCGGGTGGAGGGCGGGCGGGCGCTGTGAGGGCCAGGCTGTGGGTGTCCGGTGCAGAGGCAGGGCCGGGGTCTGGGGGGCCGGGCGGTTCACATGATGGAGCAGCATTTACAGCGCTGCTTCTTCATGTCGAGGTCCTGGGCGTCACTGGCGGGGGCCTCAGGCCCGACCTGGTTCTCCTCTCTGGAGCCCTCAGTGGCGGGGGGCTCGGCCGCACTGCCGTTGGGCGGGGCAGGCTCCTTGGGCTCGGCTGCGTCTTCGATGACCACCAGCTCCGCGGTGACGGTGTCCTGCAAGCCCAGCACCTTCTGGGTCTCGGCCTCATCCTCCACGCTCTGGTA
Coding sequences within it:
- the MISP gene encoding mitotic interactor and substrate of PLK1 isoform X1; amino-acid sequence: MDRVTRYPILSIPRSSRVTSVALDGDTSYTIELVGVGSMASGWGQDEPQAWPTDHEARLEMVQTGTSRSLHAFPGQLSPWPPCPEDDEDEEVKAYHLETRGTQPRRPQDLERERRVVIQGQAVRKSGMVATLHGTPDHGEPRTPGRLQATPPEENMIDREQIDFLAARQQFLSLEQANPPARPAYANAGAPRNRPSGPSQASKSLNGPPLPNGCVTPVKSQVKEVVVEEKRVPGSSARSGVPAMDDPASQSRAESPEPPKETPIEREIRLAQEREADLRERRGLQRVFSQQELVEIPARPLLTRVSLAAAPQRGRGRPSLYVQRDLAQETQREEDHRREGLQVGRSATPDCFSEGPPPGLRRAHSSDSILGPAPDARAASPAPEVRKVNRIPLDAYQPYLSPRTPPVEFPAFRANLKPSSLPADKARAGSAPQAAVAQSLLSESSGEPSGTRQVPPRGPLHPRGLVRHEYFLLRPLRFAVPGVPEKAEAPRVWGWEVAGAPALKLQRSQSSELLEREVESVLRREREVAEERRSALFPEVFSPPLPDECYDQDSRNSSQASGITGSCAVSESHFFTPIHLHSGLAWTVVEAPAEAAPPQRKKREQWYAGISPLDHINSEVLEATRVTRHKNAMAERWEARVYTSEDEG
- the MISP gene encoding mitotic interactor and substrate of PLK1 isoform X3; protein product: MDRVTRYPILSIPRSSRVTSVALDGDTSYTIELVGVGSMASGWGQDEPQAWPTDHEARLEMVQTGTSRSLHAFPGQLSPWPPCPEDDEDEEVKAYHLETRGTQPRRPQDLERERRVVIQGQAVRKSGMVATLHGTPDHGEPRTPGRLQATPPEENMIDREQIDFLAARQQFLSLEQANPPARPAYANAGAPRNRPSGPSQASKSLNGPPLPNGCVTPVKSQVKEVVVEEKRVPGSSARSGVPAMDDPASQSRAESPEPPKETPIEREIRLAQEREADLRERRGLQRVFSQQELVEIPARPLLTRVSLAAAPQRGRGRPSLYVQRDLAQETQREEDHRREGLQVGRSATPDCFSEGPPPGLRRAHSSDSILGPAPDARAASPAPEVRKVNRIPLDAYQPYLSPRTPPVEFPAFRANLKPSSLPADKARAGSAPQAAVAQSLLSESSGEPSGTRQVPPRGPLHPRGLVRHEYFLLRPLRFAVPGVPEKAEAPRVWGWEVAGAPALKLQRSQSSELLEREVESVLRREREVAEERRSALFPEVFSPPLPDECYDQDSRNSSQASGITGSCAVSESHFFTPIHLHSGLAWTVVEAPAEAAPPQRKKREQWVLEATRVTRHKNAMAERWEARVYTSEDEG
- the MISP gene encoding mitotic interactor and substrate of PLK1 isoform X2, with the protein product MDRVTRYPILSIPRSSRVTSVALDGDTSYTIELVGVGSMASGWGQDEPQAWPTDHEARLEMVQTGTSRSLHAFPGQLSPWPPCPEDDEDEEVKAYHLETRGTQPRRPQDLERERRVVIQGQAVRKSGMVATLHGTPDHGEPRTPGRLQATPPEENMIDREQIDFLAARQQFLSLEQANPPARPAYANAGAPRNRPSGPSQASKSLNGPPLPNGCVTPVKSQVKEVVVEEKRVPGSSARSGVPAMDDPASQSRAESPEPPKETPIEREIRLAQEREADLRERRGLQRVFSQQELVEIPARPLLTRVSLAAAPQRGRGRPSLYVQRDLAQETQREEDHRREGLQVGRSATPDCFSEGPPPGLRRAHSSDSILGPAPDARAASPAPEVRKVNRIPLDAYQPYLSPRTPPVEFPAFRANLKPSSLPADKARAGSAPQAAVAQSLLSESSGEPSGTRQVPPRGPLHPRGLVRHEYFLLRPLRFAVPGVPEKAEAPRVWGWEVAGAPALKLQRSQSSELLEREVESVLRREREVAEERRSALFPEVFSPPLPDECYDQDSRNSSQASGITGSCAVSESHFFTPIHLHSGLAWTVVEAPAEAAPPQRKKREQWGGRPQGMTSVPPCSMLASAPWTTLTRRSWKPRG